The Nitrospira sp. KM1 genome includes a window with the following:
- the fabZ gene encoding 3-hydroxyacyl-ACP dehydratase FabZ produces MSVMEQADIQALLPHRYPFLLVDRVLELDPDRRIVGIKNVTINEPFFQGHFPGRPVMPGVLIIEAMAQVGGLLAFKSMGQAAKPVVYLTGIDGAKFRKPVVPGDRLRFEIDVVKKRAPFWKMQGKAFVEGELVCEAEVTAMVTEEKA; encoded by the coding sequence ATGTCAGTGATGGAGCAGGCCGATATTCAAGCACTCTTACCCCATCGCTACCCATTTCTCTTGGTCGACCGGGTGCTCGAATTGGACCCCGACCGGCGGATTGTCGGGATCAAGAACGTGACGATCAACGAGCCTTTTTTTCAGGGGCATTTCCCCGGTCGCCCGGTCATGCCGGGCGTCCTGATCATCGAGGCCATGGCCCAGGTCGGAGGATTGCTCGCATTCAAATCCATGGGGCAGGCGGCGAAGCCGGTGGTGTATCTGACGGGCATCGATGGCGCAAAGTTCAGGAAGCCCGTCGTGCCGGGAGACCGTCTGCGTTTCGAAATCGACGTGGTGAAAAAGCGCGCGCCGTTTTGGAAGATGCAAGGCAAGGCGTTCGTGGAAGGGGAGTTGGTGTGCGAAGCGGAAGTCACGGCCATGGTCACGGAAGAGAAGGCGTAG
- a CDS encoding OmpH family outer membrane protein, with product MRQIGAVGLLAGTAIWLMMLPAGAADALRVAVMDQQAVIEKSKAGKRVLEELKAYSATRQKIINSDDQELKELEQGTRDTKLSDTGRQEKQNQFQVKLEAYQRRLADFNREIQQKQREMVAEYSKKVQDAAQVVAQKEGFTAVIDKGNESVIRIVLYHQPALDVTEQVVKEFDRQNK from the coding sequence ATGAGACAGATCGGAGCAGTTGGACTGTTGGCCGGAACGGCGATATGGCTGATGATGCTGCCGGCCGGAGCGGCGGATGCGTTACGCGTCGCCGTGATGGATCAACAGGCCGTCATCGAAAAATCCAAGGCAGGAAAACGGGTGCTCGAAGAACTCAAGGCCTACAGCGCGACGAGGCAGAAAATCATCAATTCCGATGATCAGGAGTTGAAAGAGCTTGAACAAGGCACCCGCGACACGAAATTAAGCGATACGGGCAGGCAGGAAAAGCAAAACCAGTTTCAGGTGAAGCTCGAGGCCTACCAGCGGCGGTTGGCGGATTTCAACCGGGAAATTCAGCAGAAGCAGCGGGAAATGGTCGCCGAATATTCGAAAAAGGTTCAAGATGCGGCACAGGTGGTCGCGCAAAAAGAAGGCTTCACCGCCGTGATCGACAAAGGAAACGAGTCGGTGATCAGGATTGTGCTGTACCATCAGCCGGCATTGGATGTCACCGAACAGGTCGTGAAGGAATTCGATCGTCAGAACAAGTGA
- a CDS encoding OmpH family outer membrane protein, whose product MGLVDPTRLLNDSNAGKKAKDSLSSFSKSRQALIEMDEKELRRMEEDFVKQASVLSAAAKSEREQIFRRRMAEYQQKAAELNREVQEKQKDVLDAFREKLEVVVEKVAKRHDLQVVLDKGKGGPTVYSDGALDLTAEVIEEFNREYP is encoded by the coding sequence ATGGGGTTGGTCGATCCGACGCGTCTGCTCAACGACTCGAACGCCGGCAAGAAGGCGAAGGACTCTCTCAGTTCGTTCTCGAAGAGCCGTCAGGCCCTGATCGAGATGGATGAAAAAGAGCTGCGCCGGATGGAAGAAGACTTCGTGAAGCAGGCGAGCGTCCTGAGCGCTGCGGCCAAAAGCGAGCGCGAACAAATCTTTCGCCGCCGCATGGCCGAATATCAGCAGAAGGCCGCCGAATTGAACCGTGAGGTGCAGGAGAAACAGAAGGACGTGCTCGATGCGTTTCGGGAAAAGTTAGAGGTCGTGGTCGAAAAAGTTGCGAAGCGCCACGACCTGCAGGTGGTGTTGGACAAGGGGAAAGGCGGCCCTACAGTGTACAGTGACGGCGCGCTTGATTTGACCGCGGAAGTGATCGAAGAGTTCAATCGAGAATATCCATGA
- the bamA gene encoding outer membrane protein assembly factor BamA: protein MRGATYLNDLYWLLILILSLACCGLFIAQAAAQPNDVKVSSINIQGNKKIELPAIAGRLTLKPGDPYTQENVRGQIKILYDTGYFEDVHVETESTAQGVSLVFVVREKPFITEIVFDGNEELSDDKLKEKITIKSQAFLDQQQAKESAEKIRLAYQEDGFYDCQVIPIVQTLDEDRKRLTFFVKEGEKAKVKTVTFDGMRAASKDEMFKVMATREWVPWYGLVTQLKLPSFLSDAGVLKREEMNNDVERIKEVLLNKGYLNVQVGLPAVELSEDKKWFTVVYPVVEGEPFTVSEVGFRGNTVFEEPELRENLRIKVGEIFQRQKIRDEVTRLNDLYGSKGYAFADVSPSVNPNAEDRTASIILTIKEGEMMRIRQINVNGNDKTKDNVIRRELRVDEQDVIDTPSLKRSFQRLNNLNFFETVEILPQQVGPDKVDLNVRVKEKPTGQFSIGGGFSTLDKLVAIADITEGNLGGNGWMGRIRGQLGQQRTLGLITFRNPYLNDSLTSMQLDIFRSMTNYITYFERKSGASLTFGRWLSEYVTGSFSLMAEQLNFSDPTADAPEIILRQLGNQTTTGFRTTLARDTRDYYLDPRSGWRTSVGFDLGTPYLGGTNNFYKYNIDIMKYTPLPYDTRFSFRVRYGAAEGLNGKPIPLTERYFVGGINTMRGFVFGRAGPVTPSNSLIGAAKELIFNNDFIFTISSEAKLNGVIFFDYGKGFDDNEPVSFRLRPAAGLEGRWISPFGPLRAAYGINLDPREGERKGVFEFTIGSLF from the coding sequence GTGAGGGGGGCAACATATCTAAACGATTTATACTGGCTGCTGATTCTGATTCTCAGTCTGGCGTGCTGTGGTCTCTTCATCGCACAGGCCGCGGCGCAGCCGAACGACGTCAAGGTTTCGTCGATCAACATACAGGGGAACAAGAAAATCGAACTGCCGGCCATCGCCGGACGCCTGACGTTGAAACCCGGCGATCCCTATACTCAGGAAAATGTGAGGGGTCAGATCAAGATCCTTTACGACACGGGGTATTTCGAAGACGTACACGTGGAGACCGAATCCACGGCTCAGGGCGTGTCCCTGGTGTTCGTCGTCCGGGAGAAGCCGTTCATTACCGAGATTGTGTTCGACGGCAATGAGGAGCTGAGCGACGACAAGCTGAAAGAAAAAATTACGATCAAGAGCCAGGCGTTTCTCGACCAGCAGCAGGCCAAGGAAAGCGCCGAGAAAATCCGGCTCGCGTATCAGGAAGACGGGTTCTACGATTGCCAGGTTATCCCGATCGTGCAGACGCTGGACGAAGACCGCAAGCGGCTCACCTTTTTCGTCAAGGAAGGAGAGAAGGCCAAGGTCAAGACTGTGACGTTCGACGGCATGCGGGCCGCCTCGAAAGACGAGATGTTCAAAGTCATGGCTACGAGAGAATGGGTGCCCTGGTATGGTCTGGTGACTCAGTTGAAGCTCCCGTCCTTTCTCTCGGATGCCGGAGTGCTGAAGCGTGAAGAAATGAACAACGATGTGGAGCGCATCAAGGAAGTCCTGCTCAACAAAGGTTATCTGAACGTGCAGGTCGGGCTGCCCGCGGTCGAGTTGAGCGAAGATAAGAAGTGGTTTACCGTCGTGTATCCGGTCGTTGAAGGGGAGCCGTTTACCGTGTCGGAGGTAGGGTTCAGGGGCAATACCGTGTTTGAGGAGCCCGAACTCAGGGAAAATCTGAGAATCAAGGTCGGGGAGATTTTCCAGCGTCAGAAAATCCGCGACGAGGTGACCCGGCTGAATGATTTGTACGGCAGCAAGGGGTATGCCTTCGCCGATGTCTCTCCGAGCGTCAATCCCAATGCCGAAGATCGCACCGCCTCCATCATCCTCACCATCAAAGAAGGCGAGATGATGCGCATTCGGCAGATCAATGTGAACGGGAACGACAAAACAAAGGACAACGTCATTCGCCGGGAATTGCGCGTCGACGAGCAGGACGTGATCGACACGCCATCGCTGAAGCGCAGTTTCCAGCGGTTGAACAATCTCAACTTTTTCGAAACGGTCGAAATTCTTCCGCAGCAGGTCGGACCCGACAAAGTCGATCTGAACGTCCGCGTCAAGGAGAAGCCGACCGGGCAATTCAGCATCGGCGGCGGATTCAGCACCTTGGACAAGCTGGTCGCGATCGCCGACATCACGGAAGGTAATTTGGGCGGCAACGGGTGGATGGGACGGATCCGCGGACAACTCGGACAACAGCGCACGTTGGGATTGATCACCTTCCGAAACCCGTATCTGAACGATTCCTTGACGTCGATGCAGCTCGACATCTTCCGCAGCATGACGAACTACATCACGTACTTCGAAAGAAAATCCGGCGCGAGTTTGACCTTCGGCCGCTGGTTGTCGGAGTACGTCACGGGGTCGTTCAGCCTCATGGCCGAACAATTGAATTTCAGCGATCCGACCGCCGATGCGCCGGAAATCATTTTGAGACAGTTGGGCAACCAGACGACGACCGGTTTCCGCACGACCCTGGCCCGGGACACGCGCGACTATTACCTCGATCCGCGCAGCGGGTGGAGGACCAGCGTGGGATTCGATCTGGGCACGCCTTATCTCGGAGGCACGAACAATTTTTACAAATATAATATCGACATCATGAAATATACGCCGCTCCCGTACGACACCCGCTTTTCGTTCAGGGTCCGGTATGGCGCGGCAGAGGGGCTCAATGGCAAGCCGATTCCCCTGACGGAACGGTATTTCGTCGGCGGTATCAATACGATGCGCGGATTCGTCTTCGGCCGTGCGGGCCCTGTGACGCCAAGCAATTCGCTGATCGGCGCGGCAAAGGAGCTGATCTTCAACAACGATTTTATTTTTACGATCTCATCGGAAGCCAAGTTAAACGGCGTCATCTTCTTCGACTACGGCAAAGGATTTGACGACAACGAACCGGTCTCGTTCCGGCTCCGTCCGGCGGCGGGTCTCGAAGGGAGATGGATCTCGCCGTTTGGTCCGTTGCGCGCCGCGTACGGCATCAACCTGGATCCGCGGGAGGGCGAGCGAAAAGGCGTATTCGAATTTACGATCGGGTCGCTGTTTTAA
- the galU gene encoding UTP--glucose-1-phosphate uridylyltransferase GalU codes for MHRSDVRKAVIPAAGLGTRFLPATKASPKEMLPLVDKPLIQYAVEEAVASGIEDIIVITGRGKRAIEDHFDRSVELEENLKGNGKGQLLSQIRHISSLANFCYIRQSEALGLGHAVLCAQRLIGDEPFAVILGDEIIDADVPGLAQLIHTYKKRNGAVLGVQTVPHQEVNRYGIVSPRPIMERLHEVADLVEKPSPSDAPSNLAVIGRYVLPPEIFPILRKTRPGKNGEIQLTDALKELSKASPMYALEVQGQRYDAGDKLGFLIATVEFALKNPSLGSEFGEYLRERMVPAKGARRTRTGKA; via the coding sequence ATGCACCGATCGGACGTCCGCAAAGCCGTCATTCCCGCCGCTGGATTGGGCACGCGCTTCCTACCCGCGACCAAGGCATCCCCCAAGGAAATGTTGCCGCTGGTGGACAAACCGCTCATTCAATACGCGGTGGAAGAAGCCGTGGCGTCGGGCATCGAAGACATCATTGTGATCACGGGGCGCGGCAAACGCGCGATTGAAGATCACTTCGACCGCTCGGTCGAACTGGAAGAGAACCTCAAAGGGAACGGCAAAGGCCAGCTCCTCAGCCAGATCAGACATATCTCGAGTCTGGCGAACTTTTGTTACATCCGTCAGTCCGAAGCGCTCGGGCTCGGGCATGCCGTGCTGTGCGCGCAACGGTTGATCGGTGACGAACCGTTTGCCGTTATCCTGGGCGACGAGATCATTGATGCGGACGTGCCGGGACTCGCGCAGCTCATCCATACCTATAAGAAACGAAACGGCGCGGTGCTGGGAGTCCAGACTGTCCCGCATCAAGAGGTGAACCGGTACGGGATCGTTTCTCCGCGCCCTATCATGGAGAGACTGCATGAGGTCGCGGACCTCGTCGAAAAACCGTCTCCGTCCGACGCCCCGTCCAATCTGGCCGTCATCGGCCGGTACGTGCTTCCTCCTGAGATTTTCCCGATTTTGCGCAAGACCCGCCCCGGCAAGAATGGCGAGATTCAACTTACCGATGCTTTGAAGGAGCTGTCCAAGGCATCGCCGATGTACGCGCTCGAAGTACAGGGACAGCGCTACGACGCCGGCGACAAGTTGGGATTTCTCATCGCCACCGTCGAGTTCGCGTTAAAAAATCCCTCCCTCGGATCGGAGTTCGGCGAGTACCTGCGGGAACGCATGGTTCCGGCAAAAGGGGCGCGCCGTACTCGGACCGGCAAGGCCTGA
- the lon gene encoding endopeptidase La — protein MSDSIEQDLTPPQNVEIPEQLPLLPVRDIVVFPYMVLPLFVGREMSIKAIEAALAGNRMIFLATQKALDVENPTPDDIHAIGTVGIIMRMLKLPDERIKILVQGLSKAKIANYIQTEPYYSVRIDKITEAKAAGSHLETEAVMRTVKEQIERIVSLGKVLIPDVMVVIENLEDPARLADMVASNLGLKVEVTQSVLEITDPVKRLRNVSEILAKEIDVLSMQQKIQAQAKGEMDKTQREYFLREQLKAIQKELGELDERTEEVAEFRKRVKDSKMPDKVLKETEKQIKRLEKMHPDTAESATVRTYLEWMVELPWSKKSKDNLDLKAAAKVLNEDHYDLEKVKERILEYLAVRKLKEKMKGPILCFVGPPGVGKTSLGKSIARALGREFVRISLGGVRDEAEIRGHRRTYVGALPGRIIQGMKQAGTNNPVFMLDEIDKVGMDFRGDPSAALLEVLDPEQNSTFTDHYLGVPFDLTEVMFITTANLIDPILPALRDRMEVIEIPGYTEEEKLGIAQKYLIPRQLQEHGITEKHIKIVEPAIRQIIMHYTREAGVRNLEREIANVMRKVAKKVAEGKGLGFPVNPANLHKYLGVPKFLPESELEKDEIGVATGLAWTEAGGDVLYIEATVMKGKGALTLTGHLGDVMKESAQAALSYVRSREKTLGINPDMFSKQDLHIHVPAGAIPKDGPSAGITMATAIASAMAQVPARRDLAMTGEITLRGRVLPIGGLKEKILAAKRAKLTTVILPKRNKKDLDEIPKHILKGIHLVFADTMDDVMKVALHRNSKGRASSQRSNSPKEQARKHPARPGRTGRAARPAAGHVSVTAQTLIRPF, from the coding sequence ATGAGCGATTCGATCGAACAAGACCTGACGCCGCCGCAAAACGTCGAAATTCCGGAGCAGCTTCCTTTGCTCCCTGTCCGGGACATCGTCGTGTTCCCCTATATGGTCCTGCCGCTGTTCGTGGGACGTGAAATGTCGATCAAGGCCATCGAAGCCGCCTTGGCCGGCAACCGCATGATCTTCCTGGCGACGCAGAAGGCGTTGGATGTCGAAAATCCCACGCCGGACGACATCCATGCGATCGGCACCGTCGGCATCATCATGCGGATGCTCAAGCTTCCGGACGAACGCATCAAGATCCTCGTGCAGGGGCTGTCGAAGGCGAAGATCGCCAACTACATCCAGACCGAACCCTACTATTCCGTCCGGATCGACAAGATCACCGAAGCCAAGGCGGCCGGCTCGCATCTGGAAACCGAAGCCGTCATGCGAACCGTCAAAGAACAGATCGAACGGATCGTGAGTCTCGGCAAGGTCCTCATTCCCGACGTGATGGTGGTCATCGAAAACCTCGAGGACCCGGCCCGCCTGGCCGACATGGTGGCCTCGAATCTCGGCCTCAAGGTGGAAGTGACGCAGTCCGTGCTGGAAATCACCGATCCTGTCAAACGCCTCCGCAACGTCAGTGAGATCCTCGCCAAGGAAATCGACGTCCTGTCCATGCAGCAGAAAATTCAGGCGCAGGCCAAGGGCGAGATGGACAAGACGCAGCGTGAATACTTCCTGCGCGAGCAGCTCAAGGCGATTCAGAAGGAACTGGGGGAGCTGGACGAACGGACCGAAGAAGTCGCCGAATTCCGCAAGCGTGTCAAAGACTCCAAGATGCCGGACAAAGTGTTGAAGGAGACGGAGAAGCAGATCAAACGTCTCGAAAAGATGCACCCGGATACGGCCGAATCCGCGACCGTTCGCACCTATCTGGAATGGATGGTCGAACTGCCCTGGTCCAAAAAATCCAAGGACAACCTCGACCTCAAGGCCGCGGCGAAGGTGTTGAACGAGGATCACTACGATCTGGAAAAAGTCAAGGAGCGGATCCTGGAGTATCTCGCCGTCCGAAAACTCAAAGAAAAAATGAAGGGCCCGATTCTCTGTTTCGTCGGCCCTCCCGGGGTGGGAAAAACATCACTCGGCAAGTCCATCGCACGCGCGCTCGGCCGGGAGTTCGTCCGTATCAGTCTGGGCGGAGTTCGCGACGAAGCGGAGATCCGTGGCCACCGCCGCACGTATGTCGGCGCGCTGCCGGGGCGTATCATTCAGGGCATGAAGCAGGCGGGCACGAACAATCCGGTGTTCATGCTCGATGAGATCGACAAGGTCGGGATGGATTTCCGGGGTGATCCTTCGGCTGCCCTGCTTGAGGTCCTGGATCCTGAGCAGAACAGCACCTTTACCGATCATTATCTCGGAGTGCCGTTCGATCTGACCGAAGTGATGTTCATCACCACGGCCAACCTGATTGATCCCATCCTGCCGGCCCTGCGGGACCGGATGGAGGTGATCGAGATTCCCGGCTATACCGAAGAGGAAAAACTGGGCATCGCGCAAAAATACCTCATTCCGAGACAGCTGCAGGAACACGGGATCACTGAAAAACACATCAAGATCGTCGAACCGGCAATCCGGCAAATTATCATGCACTACACGAGAGAGGCCGGCGTCCGGAACCTCGAGCGCGAGATCGCCAATGTCATGCGCAAGGTGGCCAAGAAAGTCGCCGAGGGCAAGGGGCTGGGGTTCCCCGTCAATCCCGCAAATCTGCACAAATATCTCGGCGTGCCGAAATTCCTGCCTGAATCCGAACTCGAAAAGGACGAAATCGGCGTCGCGACCGGATTGGCCTGGACGGAGGCCGGCGGCGACGTGCTGTACATCGAAGCGACGGTAATGAAGGGAAAGGGCGCACTGACGCTTACCGGCCACCTCGGGGACGTCATGAAGGAATCCGCCCAAGCCGCCCTGAGCTATGTGCGTTCACGCGAGAAAACGCTCGGCATCAATCCCGATATGTTCTCGAAGCAAGATCTCCATATTCACGTTCCCGCAGGTGCGATCCCGAAAGACGGACCATCGGCAGGCATCACCATGGCGACCGCCATCGCGTCCGCCATGGCGCAAGTCCCTGCGAGACGCGATCTGGCGATGACCGGCGAGATCACGCTCAGGGGCCGCGTATTGCCCATCGGAGGCTTGAAGGAAAAGATTCTCGCTGCGAAGCGCGCCAAGTTGACGACCGTGATCCTGCCGAAGCGGAACAAGAAGGACCTCGACGAGATCCCCAAGCATATCCTCAAAGGCATCCATCTCGTGTTCGCCGATACGATGGATGACGTGATGAAAGTCGCCTTGCACCGGAATTCTAAGGGTCGCGCTTCGTCCCAGCGGTCCAACTCGCCGAAGGAACAGGCCCGCAAACATCCCGCGCGTCCCGGCCGGACCGGCAGGGCGGCGAGGCCGGCTGCAGGCCACGTGTCGGTCACCGCACAGACATTGATCCGACCGTTCTAG